The following proteins are co-located in the Pectinophora gossypiella chromosome 7, ilPecGoss1.1, whole genome shotgun sequence genome:
- the LOC126368174 gene encoding GRIP and coiled-coil domain-containing protein 1 isoform X2: MAVNVVAAYKGLAKEKEALEISLKALNRTEGPAVEGGEKDDSVAALTLSLSTLTAEKSRMEEAFQADKKLTREKYENQIAVMREETRTLVQQHLAEVNNLKAKIAYEIQEREKERADHAAMMKELHAKLNSERKSKEKLEDKVVNTSESQASQAELEKRVRDLSSSLEAAQRRLKRAEERTVETPALLVRLQQKLALVEQSHSVAIREEQIKAKRAEEAARKICARQEERVALLEGKLAELSQTVGEYDLRRRRDQQLIQQLQESLNGRLLDKIAVSPSEETPLKSETDNEKLADSEYLQTLIDKIHILKKELIAENAKLGSPIDLTTVFKIEGYENVHTKCREEYESLKAEFEAYKTLNTKPKDERNDFLSEIAELKSEIVLLKEKIETYKMVLEEEKQDKADSLKLYEDKLKNEKDYHKEIVADLKTRIQSLEKQVQTQRDRYAGLLEETDNLIRARSDRQRRVSAEEHWKDGHNMLTDVTAPPHMLHYAHELARKDLDISQLRKEKHILEGQYRDCQREATIDKERFKEVIRTLKEEIDRLRRIQSREGANLEYLKNVVMAYLLSTDYAGRKHMLNAIAAVLHFTTSEKNMVLCNL, translated from the exons ATGTGGTTGCCGCATATAAGGGTTTGGCAAAGGAGAAGGAGGCATTGGAGATCAGCTTGAAGGCTCTAAATAGAACTGAGGGTCCTGCTGTGGAGGGAGGAGAAAAAG ATGACTCCGTGGCGGCTCTCACTCTGTCTCTCTCCACCCTGACGGCGGAGAAGTCTCGCATGGAGGAAGCCTTCCAAGCTGACAAGAAACTTACAAGAGAAAAG tacGAAAACCAAATAGCGGTGATGAGAGAAGAGACAAGAACATTGGTTCAGCAGCACTTAGCTGAGGTTAACAACCTCAAAGCCAAGATCGCGTATGAGATACAAGAAAGAGAGAAGGAGAGAGCTGATCACGCTGCTATGATGAA AGAACTCCACGCAAAACTGAATTCTGAGCGTAAAAGCAAAGAGAAGCTGGAAGATAAAGTGGTGAACACATCGGAGTCGCAAGCTTCGCAAGCAGAACTAGAGAAGCGAGTCAGGGACCTGAGCAGTTCGCTTGAAGCGGCTCAGCGGAGACTGAAGAGGGCTGAAGAACGGACGGTGGAGACCCCAGCTCTGTTGGTGCGCCTGCAACAGAAGTTGGCTTTGGTTGAGCAGTCACACTCCGTTGCTATAAGAGAG GAACAAATCAAAGCGAAACGCGCAGAGGAAGCGGCTCGCAAGATCTGTGCGAGACAAGAGGAGAGGGTGGCCCTTCTAGAAGGGAAGTTAGCAGAACTGTCGCAGACCGTTGGAGAGTACGACCTGCGCAGACGCCGGGACCAGCAGCTGATACAGCAGCTGCAGGAGTCCTTGAACGGACGACTTTTGGACAAGATCGCTGTTAGTCCAAGCG AAGAAACTCCACTAAAGAGTGAGACAGACAACGAAAAGTTGGCGGACAGCGAATACCTTCAAACTCTGATCGACAAAATCCACATTCTGAAGAAAGAGCTGATAGCCGAAAACGCTAAACTAGGAAGCCCTATAGATTTAACAACTGTCTTCAAGATAGAAGGATATGAAAACGTCCATACGAAATGCAGGGAGGAGTATGAAAGCTTAAAAGCAGAATTTGAAGCTTACAAAACTCTAAATACGAAGCCAAAGGATGAAAGAAATGATTTCCTAAGCGAAATTGCCGAGTTGAAAAGTGAGATTGTCTTGTTGAAAGAAAAGATTGAGACATATAAAATGGTTTTAGAGGAAGAAAAGCAAGACAAAGCGGATAGTTTGAAGCTTTATGaagat AAATTAAAGAACGAGAAAGATTACCACAAGGAGATTGTAGCAGACTTAAAAACCCGCATTCAAAGCCTCGAAAAACAAGTACAAACACAAAGAGATAGATACGCCGGGTTACTAGAAGAGACTGACAATCTGATCCGAGCTAGAAGCGATAGGCAGCGTCGGGTGAGCGCTGAGGAACATTGGAAAGATGGGCATAACATGCTTACG GACGTAACGGCACCGCCGCATATGCTGCACTATGCGCACGAGTTGGCCAGGAAGGACCTCGACATATCGCAACTGAGGAAAGAGAAACACATACTGGAAGGGCAATACAGGGACTGCCAACGTGAGGCGACGATAGATAAGGAACGATTCAAAGAAGTCATCAGGACTCTAAAAGAAGAAATTGACAG ATTAAGAAGAATCCAGTCGCGGGAAGGGGCTAACCTCGAATATCTAAAGAATGTCGTGATGGCATACCTGCTGTCCACAGACTACGCTGGACGCAAGCACATGCTCAACGCCATAGCCGCTGTACTCCACTTCACTACTAGCGAAAAGAACATGGTTCTTTGTAACTTATAA
- the LOC126368174 gene encoding GRIP and coiled-coil domain-containing protein 1 isoform X1 codes for MESLSKQELISTITKQADQIKRYEGRLRDVVAAYKGLAKEKEALEISLKALNRTEGPAVEGGEKDDSVAALTLSLSTLTAEKSRMEEAFQADKKLTREKYENQIAVMREETRTLVQQHLAEVNNLKAKIAYEIQEREKERADHAAMMKELHAKLNSERKSKEKLEDKVVNTSESQASQAELEKRVRDLSSSLEAAQRRLKRAEERTVETPALLVRLQQKLALVEQSHSVAIREEQIKAKRAEEAARKICARQEERVALLEGKLAELSQTVGEYDLRRRRDQQLIQQLQESLNGRLLDKIAVSPSEETPLKSETDNEKLADSEYLQTLIDKIHILKKELIAENAKLGSPIDLTTVFKIEGYENVHTKCREEYESLKAEFEAYKTLNTKPKDERNDFLSEIAELKSEIVLLKEKIETYKMVLEEEKQDKADSLKLYEDKLKNEKDYHKEIVADLKTRIQSLEKQVQTQRDRYAGLLEETDNLIRARSDRQRRVSAEEHWKDGHNMLTDVTAPPHMLHYAHELARKDLDISQLRKEKHILEGQYRDCQREATIDKERFKEVIRTLKEEIDRLRRIQSREGANLEYLKNVVMAYLLSTDYAGRKHMLNAIAAVLHFTTSEKNMVLCNL; via the exons ATGGAATCTTTATCAAAACAAGAGTTAATTTCTACTATAACGAAGCAGGCGGATCAAATAAAACGCTACGAAGGCCGTCTTAGAG ATGTGGTTGCCGCATATAAGGGTTTGGCAAAGGAGAAGGAGGCATTGGAGATCAGCTTGAAGGCTCTAAATAGAACTGAGGGTCCTGCTGTGGAGGGAGGAGAAAAAG ATGACTCCGTGGCGGCTCTCACTCTGTCTCTCTCCACCCTGACGGCGGAGAAGTCTCGCATGGAGGAAGCCTTCCAAGCTGACAAGAAACTTACAAGAGAAAAG tacGAAAACCAAATAGCGGTGATGAGAGAAGAGACAAGAACATTGGTTCAGCAGCACTTAGCTGAGGTTAACAACCTCAAAGCCAAGATCGCGTATGAGATACAAGAAAGAGAGAAGGAGAGAGCTGATCACGCTGCTATGATGAA AGAACTCCACGCAAAACTGAATTCTGAGCGTAAAAGCAAAGAGAAGCTGGAAGATAAAGTGGTGAACACATCGGAGTCGCAAGCTTCGCAAGCAGAACTAGAGAAGCGAGTCAGGGACCTGAGCAGTTCGCTTGAAGCGGCTCAGCGGAGACTGAAGAGGGCTGAAGAACGGACGGTGGAGACCCCAGCTCTGTTGGTGCGCCTGCAACAGAAGTTGGCTTTGGTTGAGCAGTCACACTCCGTTGCTATAAGAGAG GAACAAATCAAAGCGAAACGCGCAGAGGAAGCGGCTCGCAAGATCTGTGCGAGACAAGAGGAGAGGGTGGCCCTTCTAGAAGGGAAGTTAGCAGAACTGTCGCAGACCGTTGGAGAGTACGACCTGCGCAGACGCCGGGACCAGCAGCTGATACAGCAGCTGCAGGAGTCCTTGAACGGACGACTTTTGGACAAGATCGCTGTTAGTCCAAGCG AAGAAACTCCACTAAAGAGTGAGACAGACAACGAAAAGTTGGCGGACAGCGAATACCTTCAAACTCTGATCGACAAAATCCACATTCTGAAGAAAGAGCTGATAGCCGAAAACGCTAAACTAGGAAGCCCTATAGATTTAACAACTGTCTTCAAGATAGAAGGATATGAAAACGTCCATACGAAATGCAGGGAGGAGTATGAAAGCTTAAAAGCAGAATTTGAAGCTTACAAAACTCTAAATACGAAGCCAAAGGATGAAAGAAATGATTTCCTAAGCGAAATTGCCGAGTTGAAAAGTGAGATTGTCTTGTTGAAAGAAAAGATTGAGACATATAAAATGGTTTTAGAGGAAGAAAAGCAAGACAAAGCGGATAGTTTGAAGCTTTATGaagat AAATTAAAGAACGAGAAAGATTACCACAAGGAGATTGTAGCAGACTTAAAAACCCGCATTCAAAGCCTCGAAAAACAAGTACAAACACAAAGAGATAGATACGCCGGGTTACTAGAAGAGACTGACAATCTGATCCGAGCTAGAAGCGATAGGCAGCGTCGGGTGAGCGCTGAGGAACATTGGAAAGATGGGCATAACATGCTTACG GACGTAACGGCACCGCCGCATATGCTGCACTATGCGCACGAGTTGGCCAGGAAGGACCTCGACATATCGCAACTGAGGAAAGAGAAACACATACTGGAAGGGCAATACAGGGACTGCCAACGTGAGGCGACGATAGATAAGGAACGATTCAAAGAAGTCATCAGGACTCTAAAAGAAGAAATTGACAG ATTAAGAAGAATCCAGTCGCGGGAAGGGGCTAACCTCGAATATCTAAAGAATGTCGTGATGGCATACCTGCTGTCCACAGACTACGCTGGACGCAAGCACATGCTCAACGCCATAGCCGCTGTACTCCACTTCACTACTAGCGAAAAGAACATGGTTCTTTGTAACTTATAA
- the LOC126368187 gene encoding uncharacterized protein LOC126368187 codes for MSWRAKEETVQRWIESYPELMYESTNHTIYCTKCETNIGCRKSTIKRHVEGVVHKGTPSMSPNDFLFDFIEFLILCNIPWAQVENPSFKNFFQKYMCCACSNRKKLPSESILRKKYLDEIYAKKLATIHSEIVDEKIWISLDETTDFLGRYVVHFLVKPLNSTASKKVYLIACKVLENINGKTISQFVIDCLKNLWGDSYEDKVESVLLLCTDSVAYMLTAGRVLKQHFPNMKHVTCLAHALHRVAEKIRSEYPDVDTLIANGKKFFLKSPSRVKLLKDMYPNLPLPPQPIITRWGTWLAAASYYVKYFDEIKHILTCLRSSEAVSIKNAKNIINKDNIRNDLNFIDENFKIIQIALTNLQKRDRSIVESFQIFDEVRSVVNWSMSSPIQNKLEAVISRNPDIDIIRTFSEQIASGSATDDILIWKFAPLTSVEVERTFSTYKWILNVKRNRLKLANMEKIIVIYFNSTENENAISNVEEIDSENEDDD; via the coding sequence ATGAGTTGGCGAGCAAAGGAAGAGACTGTTCAACGCTGGATTGAATCCTATCCTGAACTGATGTACGAGTCCACAAATCATACAATTTACTGTACGAAATGTGAGACTAACATCGGATGTCGAAAGAGCACCATCAAGAGACATGTTGAGGGAGTTGTGCATAAGGGAACACCGTCGATGTCTccaaatgattttttatttgattttatagagTTCCTTATTCTCTGTAATATTCCGTGGGCACAAGTTGAAAACccatcttttaaaaacttttttcaaaaatacatgTGCTGCGCTTGTTCTAATCGAAAAAAGCTGCCCAGTGAATCAAtactcagaaaaaaatatttggacgAAATTTATGCAAAGAAGCTTGCTACAATACACAGCGAGATTGTGGACGAAAAAATATGGATTTCATTGGATGAAACTACTGATTTCTTAGGAAGATATGTAGTGCACTTTTTGGTCAAACCTTTGAACTCTACAGCATCAAAAAAAGTTTACCTAATAGCTTGTAAAGTATTAGAAAATAttaatggaaaaacaatttctcAGTTTGTcattgattgtttgaaaaatctgTGGGGTGACTCCTATGAAGATAAAGTGGAAAGTGTTCTTTTGTTATGTACAGACAGTGTTGCGTACATGTTGACAGCGGGGCGAgttttaaaacaacattttccGAACATGAAGCATGTCACTTGTTTAGCTCATGCTCTCCATCGGGTAGCAGAAAAAATACGTTCTGAATATCCGGATGTAGACACACTGATTGCCAACGGAAAGaaattttttttgaagtctcccAGTAGAGTAAAATTGTTAAAAGACATGTATCCCAATTTACCGTTGCCACCTCAACCAATAATAACACGGTGGGGCACTTGGCTTGCAGCAGCCTCTTATTATGTGAAATATTTTGAcgaaattaaacatattttgacaTGTTTGAGAAGTTCAGAAGCAGTCTCAATAAAAAAtgcgaaaaatattattaataaagacaatattcgaaatgatttaaatttcatcgacgaaaattttaaaataatacaaatagcgttgacaaatttacaaaaacgcGATAGATCCATAGTCGAAtcatttcaaatatttgatGAAGTAAGGTCAGTAGTAAATTGGAGTATGAGTTCacctatacaaaataaattagaagcagTCATATCTCGCAATCCGGATATTGATATTATCAGGACGTTTTCAGAACAAATCGCAAGCGGTTCAGCAACTGACgatattttaatttggaaatTTGCCCCGCTGACATCAGTAGAAGTTGAACGGACGTTTTCGACATATAAATGGATATtaaatgttaaaagaaatagattaaagttggcaaatatggaaaagattatcgtaatttatttcaattccacAGAAAACGAAAATGCTATTTCAAATGTTGAAGAAATTgatagtgaaaatgaagatgacGATTGA